From one Peredibacter starrii genomic stretch:
- a CDS encoding DUF4339 domain-containing protein, whose translation MKLSNFDWTDKDSVKWFILLPSGHEGPYSLAELEQLVEDKKITPEVKIWSEGMAESVPFSTSFTAKKPLPEIPVEKVPKVPKDEVPDLPPIPEEETPPPFTEELPPIPETEESAPVKARKMWPFAVAVGVIMVGFVFASMIKNYEKVEIRRFPKMTMELHEKISKELGFQGWDKPIFFKEYLPSDHSHIWLVTSSFETCKVEVNFKSLPGKLLALDDQNVAFKSSGVLTNHVVELSSFDFSAGTKIVPGMYEMDVKASECAWEGFLAKLMNKFVPPATNYMARTKVVLFTKGAEEFNRILEKLIKQKTQKELLAQSHEDMFWQDLQQKLQTLEAISLQIEQHFLDFLEKGKFQTNLKPMVDSYTKKFGSFLTNFVVENEKYFKDVDLSQVKGGSTRRNYETMVRMTSKRIGFESMKFIEEFQAKKGNPTSSQIQDYSNRIRKAFSAIKNDITQKILQVSEDRSR comes from the coding sequence ATGAAGTTGTCAAATTTTGACTGGACTGACAAGGACTCTGTTAAATGGTTTATCCTTCTGCCTTCTGGGCACGAGGGGCCTTACTCATTGGCGGAACTTGAGCAATTAGTCGAGGACAAAAAAATAACTCCAGAAGTTAAAATCTGGAGCGAAGGCATGGCAGAGTCTGTTCCTTTCAGCACTTCTTTTACGGCCAAAAAACCACTGCCTGAAATTCCCGTAGAAAAAGTTCCCAAAGTACCAAAGGATGAGGTCCCGGATCTTCCTCCAATTCCTGAAGAAGAAACACCTCCTCCATTTACAGAAGAGCTTCCTCCAATTCCTGAGACCGAAGAGAGTGCACCGGTAAAGGCCAGAAAAATGTGGCCCTTTGCAGTGGCAGTCGGGGTCATCATGGTGGGTTTTGTTTTTGCCAGCATGATTAAGAATTACGAGAAAGTAGAGATCCGTCGTTTTCCAAAAATGACGATGGAACTCCATGAGAAAATTTCTAAAGAGCTTGGCTTTCAGGGATGGGACAAACCCATTTTCTTTAAAGAATATCTTCCAAGTGATCACTCTCACATCTGGCTTGTGACTTCGAGCTTTGAAACTTGTAAGGTTGAAGTTAATTTTAAATCTTTACCGGGTAAGCTTCTCGCGCTTGATGATCAGAATGTTGCTTTCAAATCATCAGGTGTTCTCACTAATCACGTCGTGGAACTTTCGAGCTTTGATTTCTCGGCCGGCACAAAAATTGTTCCGGGCATGTATGAAATGGATGTCAAGGCCTCTGAGTGTGCCTGGGAAGGCTTTCTGGCAAAACTCATGAATAAATTTGTTCCTCCTGCCACAAACTATATGGCGAGAACAAAAGTTGTTTTATTCACCAAGGGTGCCGAAGAATTCAATCGCATTCTGGAGAAATTGATCAAACAAAAGACTCAAAAAGAGCTTTTGGCCCAGAGTCATGAAGACATGTTCTGGCAGGACCTTCAGCAGAAGCTTCAAACCCTAGAGGCCATTTCACTTCAAATCGAACAGCACTTTCTGGATTTTCTGGAGAAGGGCAAATTTCAAACGAACTTGAAACCGATGGTCGATTCTTATACGAAGAAATTCGGATCATTCCTCACGAACTTCGTGGTGGAAAATGAGAAGTACTTTAAGGACGTGGATCTCTCTCAAGTGAAGGGCGGATCGACTCGCAGAAATTACGAAACAATGGTTCGTATGACGTCTAAACGAATTGGTTTTGAGTCTATGAAATTCATCGAAGAGTTCCAGGCGAAGAAGGGAAATCCGACTTCGAGCCAAATCCAGGATTATTCAAATCGAATCCGCAAAGCTTTCTCCGCCATTAAGAATGATATTACTCAAAAAATACTTCAGGTTTCTGAAGATCGATCTCGCTAA
- a CDS encoding MBL fold metallo-hydrolase yields the protein MTKKYFILHPAVFKLDGGAMFGIIPKPLWSKQIPADELNRIQLSLRVMLIQTATKNILVDTGIGDYHGEKFDDRFGVVGPQNPLVETLQKNFNLKPSDITDLIVTHLHFDHVGGLGHDEQEHLTVFPNATLHIHRQHYDYSLHPTMRDAGSFHTQYFKPLIEKAEKDGKIHWLNGEQGTILTDGPDSLYFRVSHGHTPFLVHPYDEKFIYMADLVPTSAHISIPWVMGYDIAPGITTVNKAEFYRFIMDKNLTMIFEHDMKVWGAKVKPKGEHDFEAAKTFSVSEIDLQKPEVFFE from the coding sequence ATGACTAAAAAATATTTTATCCTCCATCCCGCTGTCTTCAAACTTGATGGCGGCGCTATGTTCGGGATTATTCCAAAACCATTATGGTCGAAACAAATTCCGGCCGATGAATTGAATCGAATCCAATTGAGTCTTCGTGTCATGCTTATTCAAACTGCCACCAAAAATATCCTGGTGGACACTGGAATTGGTGATTATCACGGGGAAAAGTTCGATGATCGCTTCGGAGTTGTGGGTCCACAGAACCCATTAGTAGAGACACTTCAAAAGAACTTCAATCTGAAGCCCTCGGACATCACGGATCTGATTGTTACTCACCTTCATTTTGATCACGTGGGTGGATTGGGACATGATGAGCAGGAACACCTGACTGTTTTTCCTAATGCAACACTCCACATCCACCGTCAACATTATGACTATTCCCTTCATCCAACCATGCGGGACGCGGGATCGTTTCATACTCAGTACTTTAAACCGCTGATCGAAAAGGCCGAGAAAGATGGCAAGATTCATTGGTTAAATGGTGAACAAGGGACAATTTTAACTGATGGTCCTGACAGTCTCTATTTTAGAGTCTCTCACGGACACACGCCGTTTTTGGTTCATCCTTATGATGAGAAGTTCATTTATATGGCGGACCTTGTTCCTACCAGCGCGCATATCTCCATTCCTTGGGTCATGGGTTATGACATCGCTCCGGGAATTACGACGGTTAATAAGGCGGAATTCTATCGCTTTATAATGGACAAGAATCTCACCATGATTTTTGAACATGATATGAAAGTCTGGGGCGCGAAAGTGAAACCGAAAGGTGAACACGATTTTGAAGCGGCCAAAACGTTTTCAGTTAGCGAGATCGATCTTCAGAAACCTGAAGTATTTTTTGAGTAA